The following proteins are co-located in the Roseovarius arcticus genome:
- the der gene encoding ribosome biogenesis GTPase Der: MTFSLAIVGRPNVGKSTLFNRLVGKRLALVDDQPGVTRDLREGAARLGDLRFTVIDTAGLEEVTDDSLQGRMRRLTERAVDMADVCLFMIDARTGVTPTDEVFADILRKRAKHVILAANKAEGAAADGGVIEAYGLGLGEPIRLSAEHGEGLNDLYSILMPLSDGFEERAKSDAPDVDVPVDDDDPDAPRIPTAKKPLQVAVVGRPNAGKSTLINKILGEDRLLTGPEPGITRDAISLQIEWDGLHTRIFDTAGMRKKARIQEKLEKLSVSDGLRAVKFAEVVIVLLDAAIPFEQQDLRIADLAEREGRAVVLAINKWDVEPEKQQKLRDLRESFERLLPQLRGAPMVTVSAKTGKGIDRLREAVEKAYDVWNRRITTAQLNRWLTGMLEQHPPPAPGGKRIKMRYMTQAKTRPPGFVMMCSHPDKLPESYSRYLVNGLRVDFDMPGTPIRLYMRSQSDKNPYKGKKKAGPSSLRKHLGKTSK; encoded by the coding sequence CGATGACCAGCCCGGTGTCACGCGCGATCTGCGCGAAGGCGCGGCGCGTCTGGGCGATCTGCGGTTTACCGTGATCGACACCGCCGGGCTAGAGGAGGTGACGGACGACTCGCTGCAAGGCCGGATGCGCAGGCTGACCGAACGTGCGGTGGATATGGCCGATGTGTGCCTCTTTATGATCGACGCGCGCACCGGGGTCACACCGACCGATGAGGTGTTTGCCGATATTCTGCGCAAGCGGGCCAAGCATGTGATCCTTGCCGCGAACAAGGCAGAGGGCGCTGCCGCCGATGGCGGTGTGATCGAAGCCTACGGTCTGGGATTGGGCGAGCCTATCCGCCTGTCCGCCGAGCATGGCGAGGGCCTGAACGATCTCTATTCTATCCTGATGCCGCTGTCAGACGGGTTTGAGGAGCGCGCAAAGAGCGACGCGCCTGACGTGGACGTGCCCGTCGATGACGACGATCCGGACGCGCCGCGTATTCCAACCGCGAAAAAGCCGCTACAGGTGGCTGTCGTGGGCCGGCCTAACGCTGGGAAGTCGACCCTCATCAATAAAATCCTCGGCGAGGATCGCCTGCTGACCGGCCCTGAGCCGGGGATCACCCGCGATGCCATATCCCTTCAGATCGAGTGGGACGGCCTTCACACGCGCATTTTTGACACGGCGGGCATGCGCAAAAAGGCCCGCATACAGGAAAAGCTGGAAAAGCTAAGCGTCAGTGATGGCCTGCGCGCTGTGAAATTTGCCGAGGTCGTTATCGTCCTCCTGGACGCCGCAATCCCATTCGAGCAGCAGGATCTGCGCATTGCCGACTTGGCCGAGCGTGAGGGGCGCGCGGTCGTCCTGGCGATCAATAAATGGGACGTTGAGCCGGAGAAGCAGCAAAAGCTGCGCGATCTGCGCGAGAGCTTTGAGCGGCTATTGCCGCAGTTGCGCGGCGCGCCGATGGTCACCGTTTCGGCCAAAACGGGCAAGGGCATTGATCGGCTGCGCGAGGCTGTCGAAAAGGCATATGACGTCTGGAACCGCCGCATCACGACCGCACAGCTGAACCGCTGGCTGACCGGGATGCTAGAGCAGCACCCACCCCCCGCACCGGGCGGCAAGCGGATCAAGATGCGCTACATGACGCAGGCCAAGACGCGCCCGCCCGGCTTTGTCATGATGTGTAGCCACCCTGACAAGCTGCCCGAGAGCTATTCGCGCTATCTGGTCAATGGGTTGCGCGTCGATTTTGACATGCCGGGCACGCCCATACGCCTCTACATGCGCAGCCAGAGCGATAAGAACCCCTACAAGGGCAAGAAGAAGGCTGGGCCGTCGAGCCTGCGCAAACACCTGGGCAAGACGTCGAAATAG
- the serS gene encoding serine--tRNA ligase yields MHDIRAIRENPAAFDAALMRRGNDAASAAILSLDEARRARIAAAETAQAEQNKASKDVGAAKAAGDEPEFERLRALVGEKKAEIAAMHTEAKALDAQLTEMLMGLPNLPMDDVPDGKDEADNVEMRRWGTPATYDFAPREHYELASVTPGMDFEMGAKLSGARFVVLSGAVARIHRALAQFMLDTHVDDNGLSETWTPVLVREEMMYGTGQLPKFGEDSYKTTDGWWLVPTAEVSLTNLVNGEVVDGATLPHRHVAHTQCFRSEAGSAGRDTSGMLRQHQFEKVEMVSITHPDHSRDELDRMTTCAEGILERLGLPYRTIALCTGDMGFGARRTHDIEVWLPGQDTYREISSVSVCGDFQARRMNARFKPADGGKPQFVHTLNGSGLAVGRCLIAVLENGQQADGAVRLPEALHTYLGGKSVLDAQGQLV; encoded by the coding sequence ATGCATGACATCCGTGCGATCCGCGAAAACCCCGCAGCCTTTGACGCCGCCCTTATGCGGCGCGGCAATGATGCCGCCTCCGCTGCGATATTGTCGCTGGACGAGGCGCGCCGCGCCCGCATTGCCGCAGCCGAGACGGCGCAGGCCGAGCAGAACAAAGCCTCCAAGGATGTGGGCGCCGCCAAGGCCGCAGGCGACGAGCCAGAATTCGAGCGCCTGCGCGCGCTGGTCGGCGAGAAGAAAGCCGAAATCGCAGCGATGCACACCGAGGCCAAAGCGCTGGACGCGCAACTGACGGAAATGCTGATGGGCCTGCCCAACCTGCCGATGGATGACGTGCCGGATGGCAAGGACGAGGCGGATAACGTCGAAATGCGTCGCTGGGGCACGCCCGCCACCTATGATTTCGCCCCGCGCGAGCATTACGAGCTTGCCAGTGTCACCCCCGGCATGGATTTTGAGATGGGCGCCAAGCTGAGCGGCGCGCGCTTTGTGGTGCTATCGGGCGCTGTTGCGCGCATTCACCGCGCGCTGGCGCAATTCATGCTGGACACGCACGTTGACGACAATGGCCTGAGCGAGACTTGGACCCCCGTACTGGTACGCGAAGAGATGATGTACGGCACCGGCCAGCTGCCCAAATTTGGCGAGGACAGCTATAAAACCACCGATGGGTGGTGGCTGGTCCCAACCGCCGAGGTTTCGCTGACCAACCTCGTGAACGGCGAAGTGGTCGATGGGGCCACCCTGCCACACCGCCATGTGGCGCACACGCAATGCTTCCGCTCTGAGGCGGGGTCGGCTGGGCGCGACACATCCGGCATGCTGCGCCAGCACCAGTTCGAAAAGGTCGAGATGGTCAGCATTACCCATCCCGATCACAGCCGGGACGAGTTGGACCGCATGACCACATGCGCCGAGGGTATCCTTGAGCGTTTGGGCCTGCCTTACCGCACGATCGCGCTTTGCACTGGCGATATGGGATTTGGCGCACGGCGCACCCACGATATCGAAGTGTGGCTGCCGGGTCAGGATACCTATCGCGAGATCAGCTCTGTATCGGTTTGCGGTGATTTTCAGGCGCGGCGGATGAACGCGCGGTTCAAGCCTGCGGATGGCGGCAAGCCGCAATTTGTTCACACTCTTAACGGGTCGGGGCTGGCTGTCGGACGCTGCCTGATAGCTGTCCTTGAGAACGGCCAGCAGGCCGACGGCGCTGTGCGCCTGCCCGAGGCGCTGCACACTTATCTGGGCGGCAAATCGGTGCTGGATGCGCAGGGCCAGCTAGTCTGA
- a CDS encoding multidrug effflux MFS transporter has protein sequence MRTPTRTLALSEFVIMLAMMISIVALATDMMLPALGTIGSELGVDDVNDVQLIVSSLFLGFALGQAIAGPLSDSFGRKPIIYLGYMVFVIGCLLSLFATSWEAMIVGRVLQGLGAASPRIVTLALVRDGYEGREMARIMSFVMAVFVLVPTIAPALGQVVIYLSGWRATFAVLIVLAIAAALWFALRQPETLPKSQRRPFSAVAIWRGLKEIVRNRSAMGNTLALGLIFGAFLAYLSTAQQIYEVVYDAGALFPIYFGAAALSIGGAAVVNSLLVMRLGMRLLTRMALIGLIALAALFAIPAFAAGGTPHVALFLAYLIGSFFCIGILFGNLNAIAMEPLGHMAGLGAALIGSVSNFVALPISYYIGHHFDGTVLPMVIGFGTVGVGALALTWWANRAPAQF, from the coding sequence ATGCGCACGCCGACCCGCACCCTAGCCCTGTCCGAATTTGTCATAATGCTGGCGATGATGATTTCGATCGTCGCGCTGGCGACCGATATGATGCTGCCCGCGCTGGGAACCATCGGAAGCGAACTGGGCGTGGACGACGTCAACGATGTGCAGCTGATCGTCAGCTCGCTCTTTTTAGGGTTTGCACTGGGCCAAGCGATTGCCGGGCCGCTCTCGGATAGCTTTGGCCGCAAGCCGATTATTTATCTGGGCTATATGGTTTTTGTGATCGGCTGCCTTTTGTCGCTGTTCGCAACCAGTTGGGAGGCGATGATCGTCGGCCGCGTCCTGCAGGGACTGGGCGCCGCAAGCCCGCGCATCGTAACGCTGGCACTGGTGCGCGATGGGTATGAGGGGCGCGAAATGGCGCGTATCATGTCCTTTGTTATGGCGGTGTTCGTTCTGGTGCCGACCATCGCGCCCGCGCTGGGGCAGGTCGTAATCTATCTGTCCGGCTGGCGCGCGACGTTTGCCGTGCTGATCGTGCTGGCCATCGCGGCGGCGCTTTGGTTTGCCCTGCGCCAGCCCGAGACTTTGCCAAAATCGCAGCGCCGCCCCTTCTCGGCTGTTGCCATCTGGCGCGGGCTGAAGGAGATCGTGCGCAACCGCTCGGCCATGGGAAATACTCTGGCATTGGGCCTGATCTTTGGCGCGTTTCTGGCGTATCTCAGCACGGCGCAGCAGATCTACGAGGTGGTCTATGACGCGGGCGCGCTGTTCCCGATTTATTTCGGCGCGGCGGCGCTGTCGATTGGCGGCGCGGCGGTGGTCAATTCGCTGCTGGTTATGCGGCTAGGGATGCGCCTGCTGACGCGCATGGCGCTGATAGGACTGATCGCTCTGGCCGCGCTCTTTGCCATTCCGGCGTTCGCTGCGGGCGGCACGCCTCATGTCGCGTTGTTCCTTGCATATCTGATCGGCTCGTTCTTTTGCATTGGCATCCTGTTCGGCAATCTGAATGCCATTGCGATGGAGCCATTGGGCCATATGGCGGGTCTCGGGGCTGCGCTGATCGGCTCGGTATCCAATTTCGTTGCCCTGCCGATATCATACTACATCGGCCACCATTTCGACGGCACGGTGCTGCCCATGGTTATCGGTTTTGGCACCGTTGGCGTTGGCGCGCTGGCGCTGACATGGTGGGCGAACCGCGCACCTGCGCAATTCTAA
- a CDS encoding ABC transporter substrate-binding protein codes for MSRTRPTARSGRALPRWLCEQAARLRQSADGPDRSDRREFLALASAFGASTATAYTLLGLPAPAAAQEVPADDAPRTDVRIQMLVRAVADPRKLDWFQAANFTRGWLENLLSYENDGTFRPQLLEDWQISDDASHYTLNVRRGVTWNDGAPFTAADVARNIAGWCERGVPGNSMAGRFDVLIDPDTGRAIEGAITQPDAYTVELQLPRPDISLIAGMADYPAAIVPESFDEETMLENPVGTGPYLPELLVPGQRGVLVRNEAHNWWNAGNGAWMERIEFIDTGTDPLAAYAAAEAGLIDMTHSIEGAYVDAFASINNWRTHDIRTAATIVIRPNQLAEVDGVRPYADVRVRRALALAMSNEVLLELGHAGRGEVAENHHVSPLHPAYAPMPPPEFDPAAALALMTEAGMEDYEHDLVSIDDAWRRNTADTAAALLQDAGLKVRRTILPGTVYWAGWSEFPFSTTDWGHRPLAVQTYALAYRSGEAWNEFGWSNPEFDALLSDALATLDIEARRAIMAQLEALVRNDAVTVQPYWRTLTNNTRADLAGGAHHIAFEIRPAELRWT; via the coding sequence ATGAGCCGCACCAGACCCACCGCCAGATCAGGACGCGCCCTGCCCCGCTGGCTGTGCGAGCAGGCGGCGCGGCTTCGCCAATCGGCCGATGGGCCAGATCGCTCTGATCGGCGCGAGTTTCTTGCGCTCGCCAGTGCATTCGGGGCCAGTACCGCCACCGCCTACACCCTTTTGGGCCTACCTGCGCCCGCTGCTGCGCAGGAGGTGCCTGCCGATGACGCGCCCCGCACTGACGTGCGCATCCAGATGCTGGTGCGTGCAGTCGCCGACCCGCGCAAGTTGGACTGGTTTCAGGCGGCAAACTTCACGCGCGGTTGGCTGGAAAACCTCCTCAGCTATGAAAACGACGGCACTTTCCGACCCCAGTTGCTGGAGGATTGGCAAATCTCGGACGACGCCTCGCACTATACCCTGAACGTGCGCCGCGGCGTGACGTGGAACGACGGCGCCCCCTTTACCGCCGCCGATGTGGCGCGCAACATCGCCGGTTGGTGCGAGCGGGGCGTGCCGGGCAACTCGATGGCCGGCCGCTTTGACGTGCTGATCGACCCGGACACGGGCCGCGCGATTGAGGGCGCGATTACCCAGCCCGATGCGTACACGGTCGAGCTGCAATTGCCGCGCCCCGACATTTCGCTGATCGCGGGCATGGCCGACTATCCTGCTGCCATCGTGCCGGAGAGTTTCGACGAGGAAACCATGTTGGAAAACCCCGTCGGCACCGGCCCCTACCTGCCCGAGCTGCTGGTGCCGGGGCAGCGCGGCGTCTTGGTCCGTAATGAGGCGCACAACTGGTGGAACGCCGGTAACGGCGCGTGGATGGAGCGGATCGAATTCATTGATACCGGCACCGATCCGCTGGCCGCCTACGCCGCTGCAGAGGCAGGGCTGATCGATATGACCCACTCGATCGAGGGCGCCTATGTGGACGCCTTCGCCAGCATCAACAACTGGCGCACGCATGATATTCGCACGGCAGCTACCATCGTGATCCGCCCCAATCAGCTAGCCGAGGTCGACGGCGTCCGGCCCTATGCCGACGTGCGCGTGCGCCGCGCGCTGGCACTCGCGATGAGCAACGAAGTCCTGCTGGAGCTGGGCCATGCTGGCCGGGGCGAGGTGGCGGAAAACCATCACGTCTCGCCGCTCCATCCGGCGTATGCCCCGATGCCCCCGCCCGAATTCGATCCTGCCGCCGCACTGGCACTGATGACCGAGGCCGGGATGGAGGATTATGAGCACGATCTTGTTTCTATCGACGACGCTTGGCGGCGCAACACTGCTGATACCGCTGCGGCGCTGTTGCAGGATGCGGGTCTCAAGGTGCGCCGCACTATTCTACCTGGCACGGTCTATTGGGCAGGATGGAGCGAATTCCCCTTTAGCACGACCGACTGGGGCCATCGCCCGCTGGCAGTGCAGACCTACGCGCTGGCCTACCGATCTGGCGAGGCGTGGAACGAATTTGGCTGGTCAAACCCCGAGTTCGACGCCCTGCTAAGCGATGCATTAGCGACGCTGGACATAGAGGCCCGCCGCGCAATCATGGCCCAGCTGGAGGCGCTGGTAAGGAATGACGCGGTGACGGTGCAACCCTATTGGCGCACCCTTACGAACAATACGCGCGCCGATCTGGCCGGCGGGGCGCATCACATCGCGTTTGAGATACGGCCAGCCGAATTACGCTGGACCTAG
- a CDS encoding glutathione S-transferase family protein gives MTLILHYAPDNASLIVRLALEELELPYETRLVDRSVRAQDSAAYRAINPHGLIPALETPDGVLFETGAILTWLEGRAPGRLAPVADDPARGDYLKWLFFISNTLQTSVRMIFYPEKYCPGHEAALRANMSVQMVQHLDRVEAAVRGPFFGGDTLSCIDLYLPPLLRWCALYPGGGTDWFDPSRFPALMELCRSVEARPATLRAIAAEGLGDAPFSAPTAPEPPEGSAT, from the coding sequence ATGACACTTATCCTACATTACGCCCCCGACAACGCTTCGCTGATTGTGCGCCTCGCGCTCGAAGAGCTGGAACTGCCCTATGAGACGCGCCTCGTCGATAGATCCGTGCGCGCGCAGGACAGCGCGGCCTACCGCGCGATCAATCCACACGGCCTGATTCCCGCGCTGGAAACGCCAGATGGGGTGCTGTTCGAGACGGGCGCGATTCTGACATGGCTGGAGGGCCGCGCGCCCGGCAGGCTGGCACCCGTGGCAGACGATCCAGCGCGCGGCGATTACCTGAAGTGGCTATTTTTCATTTCAAACACGCTGCAAACAAGCGTGCGCATGATATTCTACCCCGAAAAATACTGCCCCGGCCATGAGGCGGCGTTGCGCGCAAATATGAGTGTGCAGATGGTGCAACATTTGGACCGGGTTGAGGCAGCCGTGCGTGGCCCGTTCTTTGGCGGCGATACGCTGTCGTGCATCGATCTCTATCTACCGCCGCTTCTGCGGTGGTGCGCGCTTTATCCCGGGGGCGGCACGGATTGGTTTGATCCATCGCGCTTTCCCGCGTTGATGGAGCTGTGCCGCAGTGTTGAGGCGCGGCCAGCCACCTTGCGCGCCATTGCAGCAGAGGGGTTGGGCGATGCGCCCTTTAGTGCACCCACCGCGCCCGAGCCGCCAGAGGGCAGTGCGACTTAA
- the rpiA gene encoding ribose-5-phosphate isomerase RpiA, translating into MTGQLSPIDKAKFVAAKKAVDYVEDGMRVGLGTGSTAAWMVRCLGELVRTDGLKIRGVPTSTRTADLAREVGIEVISLDEAKWLDLTIDGADEFDAELNLIKGGGGALLQEKIVATASDQMIVIADAAKEVGHLGAFPLPVEVIPFGWQTTRALIEEMLISVDVMGRDVTLRMNGDHPFVTDEGNHILDLHLGRIGNARQLAMVMNQMPGVVENGLFIDICDVVIIGHGDGRVELRDINEGTIEQDRLDFVESDNLFNDMLD; encoded by the coding sequence ATGACCGGACAATTGTCGCCCATCGACAAGGCAAAGTTTGTCGCCGCCAAGAAGGCGGTCGACTACGTCGAGGACGGAATGCGCGTGGGCCTTGGAACTGGGTCTACCGCCGCGTGGATGGTGCGCTGTCTGGGCGAGTTGGTACGCACCGACGGGCTAAAGATACGCGGCGTTCCCACATCGACGCGAACCGCCGATCTGGCGCGCGAGGTCGGGATCGAGGTTATTAGCCTCGACGAGGCAAAATGGCTGGATCTGACCATCGACGGCGCAGACGAATTCGACGCAGAGCTGAACTTGATCAAGGGCGGCGGCGGCGCGCTGCTGCAAGAGAAAATCGTGGCGACCGCCAGCGACCAGATGATCGTTATCGCGGACGCGGCCAAGGAGGTCGGGCATCTGGGCGCGTTCCCCCTGCCGGTTGAGGTGATCCCGTTTGGCTGGCAAACGACGCGCGCCCTGATTGAGGAAATGCTGATTTCCGTCGACGTGATGGGCCGCGATGTAACGCTGCGCATGAATGGCGATCATCCATTTGTTACGGATGAGGGTAATCATATCCTCGATCTACATCTCGGCCGCATCGGCAACGCGCGCCAACTGGCCATGGTGATGAACCAGATGCCGGGAGTAGTTGAAAATGGTCTGTTCATCGACATCTGCGACGTCGTCATCATCGGTCACGGCGATGGCCGGGTCGAACTGCGCGATATCAACGAGGGCACGATCGAGCAGGACCGTCTGGATTTCGTTGAAAGCGATAACCTGTTCAACGACATGCTGGACTAG
- the gor gene encoding glutathione-disulfide reductase — MTFDYDLFVIGGGSGGVRAARVAAATGATVALAEESRYGGTCVIRGCVPKKLMVFASEFSVEMQTAQAYGWTVHAGGFDWPAFRGKLHAELDRLEGVYRKLLKDSGVETFDVRARLSDAHTVTLSTGESYTAKHILIATGGTPIRPDIPGAERGIVSDDIFNLDTLPRTILVVGGGYIACEFACILNGLGVAVTQYYRGAQILRGFDDEARGLVSEDMISNGIDVKLGTNVQSMTPGDSGYIVTPTNGDEKCFDQVFFATGRRPQTEDLGLEDLGVGLGRNGQIEVNEYSQTAVPSIYAIGDVTDRVNLTPVAIREGMAFVETVFKGNPTPVDHDLIPTAIFTQPEIGTVGLSEEAARDIEPVEIYCTAFKPMKSAFAGDTGRVMMKLVVSQATRRVLGCHIVAPGAGEMIQMAGIAIKMGATKEDFDRVCAVHPTMSEELVTMKTPVRAG; from the coding sequence ATGACGTTTGACTATGATCTTTTTGTAATTGGCGGCGGCTCAGGCGGGGTGCGCGCTGCGCGCGTCGCGGCGGCCACCGGTGCGACTGTGGCCCTCGCCGAAGAGAGCCGCTATGGCGGCACCTGCGTCATCCGTGGCTGCGTGCCCAAAAAGCTCATGGTGTTCGCCAGTGAATTTTCCGTCGAAATGCAGACCGCACAGGCCTACGGCTGGACGGTTCATGCCGGCGGGTTTGACTGGCCCGCCTTTCGCGGCAAATTGCACGCCGAGTTGGACCGCCTGGAGGGGGTGTATCGCAAGCTGTTAAAAGACAGCGGTGTCGAGACGTTCGATGTCCGGGCGCGGCTGTCAGATGCGCATACCGTCACGCTATCAACCGGCGAAAGCTATACGGCCAAGCATATCCTCATCGCGACAGGCGGCACGCCAATCCGCCCCGATATTCCGGGCGCCGAACGTGGCATCGTGAGCGATGATATCTTTAACCTTGATACGCTGCCACGTACCATACTGGTGGTCGGTGGAGGCTATATCGCCTGCGAATTCGCTTGTATTCTCAATGGTCTGGGCGTGGCGGTTACGCAGTATTACCGCGGTGCGCAGATCCTGCGCGGCTTCGACGACGAGGCGCGCGGCCTCGTGTCCGAGGACATGATATCCAACGGTATAGACGTGAAGCTGGGCACAAACGTCCAGAGCATGACACCCGGCGATAGCGGCTATATCGTAACGCCGACGAATGGCGACGAGAAATGCTTTGACCAAGTTTTCTTTGCCACTGGGCGGCGACCGCAAACCGAGGATTTAGGGCTAGAGGATCTGGGCGTCGGCCTGGGCCGGAACGGCCAGATTGAGGTGAATGAGTATTCTCAGACCGCCGTCCCGTCGATCTATGCCATTGGCGACGTGACAGACCGCGTCAACCTGACCCCCGTTGCAATTCGCGAGGGTATGGCCTTTGTCGAGACGGTGTTCAAAGGCAACCCGACGCCCGTCGATCACGACCTGATCCCGACGGCGATCTTTACCCAGCCCGAGATCGGCACTGTCGGCCTCAGCGAAGAGGCTGCGCGCGATATCGAGCCGGTAGAGATCTACTGCACGGCCTTTAAGCCGATGAAATCGGCGTTCGCGGGCGACACGGGCCGCGTCATGATGAAGCTGGTGGTCAGCCAAGCCACGCGCCGCGTGCTGGGGTGTCACATCGTCGCGCCCGGCGCGGGCGAAATGATTCAGATGGCCGGTATTGCGATCAAAATGGGCGCGACAAAAGAGGATTTTGACCGTGTCTGCGCAGTGCATCCGACCATGTCGGAAGAATTGGTGACTATGAAAACGCCGGTGAGGGCGGGCTAG
- the hflK gene encoding FtsH protease activity modulator HflK, whose amino-acid sequence MAGQSGGPWGGGGNSGGGSGGNKDGGQNGNGQNGGERGGKRPGASQMPEIDELMRKGQDQLRVLMGGRGGGGTNGAGGGDGGPQITRGMVILGLLVAVGIWLFASFYTVKPEERAVELFLGEYHRTTGSGPHLAPWPFITYEKVVVTSERSEDIGVGARGSEAGLMLTGDENIVDIDFQVVWNINDPAMLLFNLRDPRATIRAVSESGMREIIAQSQLSPILNRDRGIIASRLEELIQLTLDSYESGVNVIRVNFDKADPPQSVIDAFREVQAAEQQRDRLEKLADAYAARILAEARGQAAQTLEEAEGYRARVVNEAEGEASRFSAVLGEYTKAPEVTRKRLYLEAMEDVLGDMDKIILDQNGSGGAQGVVPYLPLNELRKNSEGQ is encoded by the coding sequence ATGGCGGGACAGTCGGGCGGCCCATGGGGCGGCGGCGGTAATTCGGGCGGCGGCTCGGGCGGGAACAAAGATGGCGGCCAGAACGGCAACGGCCAGAATGGCGGCGAGCGCGGTGGCAAACGCCCCGGCGCCAGCCAGATGCCCGAAATCGACGAACTGATGCGCAAAGGTCAGGACCAGTTGCGCGTCCTGATGGGCGGGCGCGGCGGCGGCGGCACGAATGGCGCAGGCGGCGGCGATGGCGGCCCGCAAATTACGCGCGGTATGGTCATTCTGGGCCTGCTGGTCGCGGTTGGCATTTGGCTGTTCGCCAGCTTCTACACCGTCAAGCCCGAAGAGCGCGCGGTCGAGCTGTTCCTTGGTGAGTATCACCGGACCACAGGCTCAGGTCCGCACCTCGCGCCTTGGCCTTTCATCACCTACGAAAAGGTCGTCGTCACCTCCGAGCGTAGCGAAGACATCGGCGTCGGCGCACGTGGTAGTGAGGCTGGCCTGATGTTGACCGGGGATGAAAACATCGTCGATATCGATTTTCAGGTCGTCTGGAATATCAACGATCCGGCCATGTTGCTGTTCAATCTGCGTGATCCGCGCGCCACGATCCGCGCCGTATCGGAATCGGGCATGCGCGAAATCATTGCTCAGTCGCAGCTGTCCCCGATCCTGAACCGGGATCGCGGAATTATCGCATCGCGGCTTGAGGAGCTGATCCAGTTGACGCTGGACAGCTACGAAAGCGGCGTAAATGTTATCCGTGTAAACTTTGACAAGGCTGATCCGCCGCAATCCGTCATCGACGCCTTCCGCGAAGTGCAGGCCGCCGAGCAACAGCGCGACCGGCTGGAAAAACTGGCAGACGCTTATGCGGCCCGCATCCTAGCCGAGGCGCGCGGTCAGGCTGCACAGACGCTGGAGGAGGCCGAGGGCTACCGTGCCCGCGTCGTCAACGAGGCCGAGGGTGAGGCCAGCCGCTTCAGCGCCGTCTTGGGCGAGTACACCAAGGCCCCCGAAGTAACGCGCAAGCGTCTCTATCTAGAGGCGATGGAGGACGTGCTGGGCGATATGGACAAAATCATCCTCGACCAGAACGGGTCAGGCGGCGCGCAAGGCGTCGTTCCCTACCTGCCGCTCAATGAGCTGCGCAAGAATTCGGAAGGTCAGTAA
- the hflC gene encoding protease modulator HflC: MRKSAFILPVIIGAGVIALLSVFIVDERESALVLQFSKIIDVKEDPGLGFKIPFIQQIVRYDDRILSRDIDPLEVTPLDDRRLVVDAFARYRIVDVRRFREAVGDGGIPFAESRLDSILRSRTREVLGSVSSNDILSSDRAALMLRIRNAAITEAKELGIEVVDVRLKRTDLPAQNLDATFARMRAEREREAADEIARGNEAAQRVRAQADRTQVELVSDARRQAEITRGEADAKSNAIFNEAFGADAEFFEFYRSLDAYRVALQGNNSSIVMSPTSDFFNYFNNSGAGLGGSTADQQSNASSATGAEPEPEESTASGDTGATGASASGVLDGAAATTGGQTATE; this comes from the coding sequence ATGCGTAAATCTGCTTTCATCCTGCCGGTCATCATCGGCGCTGGTGTCATCGCACTTCTTTCCGTGTTCATTGTCGACGAACGCGAAAGCGCGCTGGTGCTGCAATTCTCCAAGATTATCGACGTCAAGGAAGACCCGGGGCTTGGCTTCAAGATCCCGTTCATTCAGCAAATTGTGCGCTACGACGACCGCATTCTTAGCCGTGATATTGACCCGCTTGAGGTCACACCGCTGGATGACCGCCGCCTCGTGGTAGACGCCTTCGCACGCTACCGCATCGTCGACGTGCGCCGCTTCCGCGAGGCTGTGGGCGACGGTGGCATCCCATTTGCCGAAAGCCGTCTGGACTCTATCCTCCGCTCGCGGACACGTGAGGTTCTGGGTTCTGTCAGCTCGAACGACATCCTCAGCTCGGACCGTGCAGCGCTGATGCTGCGCATCCGAAATGCAGCCATCACAGAGGCCAAGGAACTGGGCATCGAAGTGGTCGATGTGCGTCTCAAGCGGACTGATCTGCCCGCTCAAAACCTTGACGCGACCTTCGCCCGTATGCGCGCTGAGCGTGAGCGCGAGGCGGCCGACGAGATCGCACGCGGTAACGAGGCAGCGCAGCGTGTTCGCGCCCAAGCTGACCGGACGCAGGTAGAGCTGGTATCGGACGCACGGCGCCAAGCCGAAATCACCCGAGGCGAGGCGGATGCCAAAAGCAACGCTATCTTTAACGAAGCGTTTGGCGCAGATGCTGAATTCTTTGAATTCTACCGCTCACTGGATGCCTACCGGGTTGCGCTGCAAGGCAATAACTCGTCCATTGTGATGTCGCCTACGAGTGATTTCTTTAATTACTTCAACAACTCCGGCGCCGGACTAGGTGGGTCTACCGCTGATCAGCAATCGAACGCATCCTCCGCCACAGGCGCCGAGCCTGAGCCAGAGGAAAGCACGGCGTCTGGCGATACGGGCGCGACCGGCGCATCGGCCAGCGGTGTTCTGGACGGCGCTGCGGCGACCACCGGCGGCCAGACGGCGACCGAGTGA